In one window of Fictibacillus phosphorivorans DNA:
- a CDS encoding class I SAM-dependent methyltransferase, with product MGREFIDLFDEWSSSYDETVSGNDQEYKEVFHKYDEILETVVQRSGNIVLEFGVGTGNLSEKLLRSGKQVIGIEPSEGMREKAFERHPDLRLHDGDFLSFPKLDQEIDTIVSTYAFHHLTDEEKDRAIGQYSQLLKKNGKIVFADTAYLHEDDKIERHEKVRSQGFLNLLKDLQTEYYTTLGVLEDLFKKHDFEVSFKKLNEYVWLMEAVKK from the coding sequence ATGGGACGAGAATTTATTGATCTTTTTGATGAGTGGTCTTCTTCTTATGACGAAACAGTTTCTGGAAATGACCAGGAATATAAGGAAGTTTTTCATAAATATGATGAGATTTTAGAAACAGTCGTTCAGCGTTCCGGAAATATTGTTTTAGAGTTCGGAGTTGGAACTGGTAATTTGAGCGAAAAACTTCTTAGAAGCGGGAAACAAGTGATTGGTATAGAACCGTCAGAAGGGATGCGTGAGAAAGCCTTTGAACGTCATCCAGATCTACGCCTTCATGATGGTGACTTTTTGTCTTTTCCAAAACTCGATCAAGAGATTGATACAATCGTAAGTACGTATGCGTTCCACCACTTAACCGATGAAGAGAAAGATCGGGCGATCGGACAGTATAGCCAGCTGCTTAAAAAGAATGGTAAAATTGTGTTTGCAGATACCGCTTATCTACATGAAGACGATAAAATTGAGCGTCATGAAAAAGTAAGATCTCAAGGTTTTTTAAACTTGTTAAAAGATCTTCAGACCGAGTATTATACAACACTTGGAGTACTAGAAGATCTGTTTAAGAAACATGACTTTGAGGTCTCGTTCAAAAAACTTAACGAATACGTCTGGCTGATGGAAGCGGTAAAAAAATAG
- a CDS encoding S-ribosylhomocysteine lyase yields MTKKMNVESFNLDHTKVVAPYIRLAGTTTGANGDIIHKYDIRFCQPNKDHMPMEGLHSIEHLMAENIRNHHSTVVDISPMGCQTGFYLSVINHDNYDEILEVLEKTLNDVLEATEVPACNEVQCGWAANHSLEGAKEIARKMLAKKDEWHIVFGE; encoded by the coding sequence ATGACAAAAAAAATGAACGTTGAAAGCTTTAACCTTGATCATACGAAAGTAGTTGCACCTTATATCCGTTTAGCAGGGACGACTACAGGAGCGAACGGAGATATCATCCATAAGTACGACATCCGCTTTTGTCAGCCGAATAAAGATCATATGCCGATGGAAGGACTTCATTCTATTGAACATCTGATGGCGGAAAATATTCGAAACCACCATTCTACTGTAGTGGACATCAGTCCTATGGGCTGTCAGACTGGTTTTTATCTATCTGTGATCAACCATGATAACTACGATGAAATTTTAGAAGTTCTCGAGAAAACGTTGAACGATGTTTTAGAAGCAACTGAAGTACCTGCATGTAATGAGGTTCAATGTGGTTGGGCTGCTAACCATAGTCTTGAAGGTGCGAAAGAGATCGCGCGCAAGATGCTTGCTAAAAAAGATGAGTGGCATATTGTTTTCGGAGAATAG
- a CDS encoding YrrS family protein, protein MKRNQRYESRLEKRKQNRFLNIAIGLVVLLIVVVAFNLFSGDDDETASTNKSNSEQTTENNESNNGSIEMETDDSKSKADDEDSESKDKEKAAEEKEKTDEEGTEEEKTESGAPEGGGPEGPWQPIGTSQTEPHTKTYDDGSQDWNEMVQALSYATSIPQDQMTIFWLGNGGGPDLSKGTVQSKADGKKYDVMLQWVPEKGWQPTSVTPVQ, encoded by the coding sequence ATGAAACGAAACCAGCGTTATGAATCAAGACTAGAAAAACGAAAACAAAATCGTTTTTTAAACATAGCAATCGGATTAGTTGTTTTACTGATTGTTGTTGTTGCATTTAATCTTTTCTCAGGCGATGATGACGAAACAGCTTCAACGAACAAATCTAATTCTGAACAAACTACTGAAAACAACGAGTCCAATAACGGTTCAATTGAGATGGAAACGGATGATTCAAAATCAAAAGCTGATGATGAGGATTCTGAGTCTAAGGATAAAGAAAAAGCTGCGGAAGAAAAAGAAAAAACAGATGAAGAAGGAACAGAAGAAGAAAAAACAGAATCAGGTGCGCCTGAAGGTGGAGGCCCTGAAGGTCCATGGCAGCCGATCGGGACTTCGCAAACCGAGCCTCATACTAAGACATATGACGATGGTTCACAAGACTGGAACGAGATGGTTCAAGCACTCTCCTATGCGACCAGCATTCCACAAGATCAAATGACCATCTTTTGGTTAGGAAATGGTGGAGGGCCTGATCTTTCAAAGGGTACCGTACAATCGAAAGCTGACGGTAAAAAATATGATGTTATGCTTCAGTGGGTACCTGAAAAAGGATGGCAGCCAACTAGCGTGACACCTGTTCAATAA
- the greA gene encoding transcription elongation factor GreA → MADEKKHYMTLEGKQKLENELEFLKTERRKEVVERIKVARSFGDLSENSEYDAAKDEQAFVEARIVQLEKMIRDSVIIEDNKDQSDNVSIGKTVKFKELPDGDEETYIIVGSAEADPFEGKISNDSPMAKSLLGKKPGDKVSVQTPGGEISVVILEVK, encoded by the coding sequence ATGGCAGACGAGAAAAAACACTATATGACCTTAGAAGGTAAACAGAAGCTAGAGAACGAACTAGAGTTTTTAAAAACAGAACGTAGAAAAGAAGTAGTGGAACGAATTAAAGTAGCACGTAGTTTTGGAGATCTTTCTGAGAACTCTGAGTATGATGCAGCAAAGGACGAGCAGGCATTCGTAGAAGCTCGTATCGTTCAATTAGAAAAAATGATTCGTGATTCTGTTATTATTGAAGACAATAAAGACCAATCTGATAACGTTTCCATCGGGAAAACAGTTAAGTTTAAAGAGCTACCAGATGGTGACGAAGAAACTTATATCATTGTAGGTAGTGCAGAAGCAGACCCGTTTGAAGGAAAAATTTCTAACGATTCACCAATGGCTAAAAGTCTTTTAGGTAAAAAGCCTGGAGATAAGGTTTCTGTTCAAACACCTGGTGGAGAAATCAGCGTTGTCATCTTAGAAGTAAAATAA
- a CDS encoding peptidoglycan D,D-transpeptidase FtsI family protein — translation MLSKKRTMTVALFFLFLILFLTYRLADIQLISTTSFSKYQVNLIQESVDQRTHRFTINDGRGYFLDRDGELLSTDVRAQVIVFPNLYSSRWPIESVASILNLPTSNFTKKISELKKPSVLTLPKEISIEQMNEINKLEIPGLYAQLVTKRNLTPFANHILGAVGQDPDLIKRKYEDKLKKGTVTLHTKTGKNGMQYTFDPFLISEGETEYIYHVDRQGQPLFGLDVKFRSQSNPLYPLHVKTTLDKNMQEAVEETLDAHGVAEGGAVLIDIETNELLAMSSRPLFSSKTIYKHVDHMTSQQIPGSVFKIVTAAAAIEENKIQNNKLYNCNLNIYGKKDERQLGMLNIENSFTQSCNKTFGDLANELQKTDLEYMEKYAEKLGLLTHNGWQGKVYHLESFSHFYKEEVGQIYSSKKKSSDYKSPLATSQTAIGQLDVKVTPLAVANMMATIARGGVSYEVKSAKSVNFANGTELIKFEDHEKEGEKLSPYTVMRLQSLLMNVVKDEKGTAHALQALPFQVAGKSGTAQKGGDHRFNNKWFAGYFPAEKPRYALVIIDLKHDTVNRTIPVFRDIATEIMRETDS, via the coding sequence GTGTTATCGAAGAAAAGAACGATGACAGTGGCACTTTTTTTTCTTTTCCTTATCCTTTTTCTCACTTATCGGTTAGCAGATATACAGTTGATATCTACTACTTCCTTCTCCAAATATCAAGTCAACCTCATACAAGAAAGTGTGGATCAACGTACACACCGTTTTACGATAAACGATGGGAGAGGGTATTTTCTTGATCGAGATGGTGAACTGCTCTCAACAGATGTAAGAGCTCAAGTCATCGTCTTTCCGAATCTTTACTCGAGTAGATGGCCGATTGAATCGGTTGCTAGCATATTGAATCTACCAACGAGTAATTTTACAAAAAAAATCAGTGAACTCAAGAAACCATCTGTACTCACTCTTCCAAAAGAGATTAGTATAGAGCAGATGAATGAAATAAATAAATTAGAGATTCCCGGATTATATGCTCAGCTTGTCACAAAAAGAAATCTCACTCCGTTTGCGAATCATATCCTTGGAGCGGTTGGACAAGATCCAGATTTAATCAAAAGAAAGTATGAAGACAAACTAAAGAAAGGGACGGTTACCCTCCATACAAAAACAGGTAAGAACGGCATGCAGTATACGTTCGATCCTTTTTTAATATCGGAAGGAGAAACAGAGTATATCTATCATGTAGATCGTCAAGGACAACCGTTGTTTGGTCTTGATGTAAAATTCCGTTCACAATCGAATCCCTTATATCCACTTCACGTGAAAACGACGCTAGATAAGAACATGCAGGAAGCGGTAGAAGAAACTCTAGATGCACACGGTGTTGCTGAAGGTGGAGCTGTTTTGATTGATATAGAAACGAATGAACTGTTGGCAATGTCAAGCAGACCTTTGTTCTCGAGTAAAACGATCTATAAACATGTTGATCATATGACGTCACAACAAATTCCGGGTTCAGTATTTAAAATTGTGACAGCAGCTGCTGCTATCGAAGAAAATAAGATACAAAACAATAAGTTGTATAATTGTAATTTGAATATATACGGTAAAAAAGATGAGAGGCAACTAGGAATGTTGAATATAGAGAACAGCTTTACACAAAGCTGCAATAAAACATTCGGAGATCTAGCTAATGAATTACAAAAAACAGACTTAGAATATATGGAAAAATATGCAGAAAAGTTAGGTCTATTAACGCACAATGGATGGCAAGGAAAAGTCTATCATCTAGAATCATTCTCTCATTTCTATAAAGAAGAAGTGGGGCAGATCTACAGCTCGAAAAAGAAAAGTTCCGATTACAAAAGTCCATTAGCGACCTCACAAACAGCGATCGGTCAGTTGGATGTGAAAGTTACACCACTTGCTGTTGCCAATATGATGGCGACGATTGCTAGGGGTGGGGTCAGTTATGAAGTAAAGTCAGCTAAAAGTGTGAACTTTGCTAATGGTACCGAACTGATTAAATTTGAAGATCATGAAAAAGAAGGTGAAAAGCTCTCTCCTTACACGGTTATGAGACTTCAATCCCTTCTGATGAACGTGGTCAAGGACGAAAAAGGTACAGCACACGCATTACAGGCCTTGCCTTTTCAAGTTGCAGGAAAATCTGGAACGGCACAAAAAGGAGGAGACCACCGTTTTAACAATAAATGGTTTGCAGGATATTTTCCAGCTGAAAAACCGCGTTATGCTCTCGTAATCATAGATTTAAAACACGATACCGTAAACCGCACGATTCCTGTATTTCGGGACATTGCAACTGAAATAATGAGAGAAACAGATTCATGA
- the mtnN gene encoding 5'-methylthioadenosine/S-adenosylhomocysteine nucleosidase: protein MKRIGIIGAMEEEVVLLREQLVDLEENKLAGCEFYKGLLDGQEVVLLKSGIGKVNAAIGTTLMIQLYGPDVILNTGSAGGFHSDLNVGDVVISTDVRHHDVDATIFGYEHGQVPQMPPNYLPDEKLVNAAERAGTRVENIQVAKGLIASGDSFMSDHARVEDIRGKFPTLYAAEMEAAAIAQTCYQFKVPFVIIRSLSDIAGKDARVSYDQFLQTASKNSAELVQKIVEELKSK, encoded by the coding sequence ATGAAAAGAATTGGAATTATTGGTGCAATGGAAGAGGAAGTAGTTCTTTTAAGAGAGCAACTAGTAGATCTAGAAGAAAATAAGCTTGCGGGTTGTGAATTTTACAAAGGATTGCTGGACGGCCAAGAAGTCGTGTTATTAAAATCAGGAATCGGAAAAGTAAACGCAGCGATCGGGACTACGTTGATGATTCAGCTTTATGGACCAGATGTTATTTTGAATACTGGATCTGCTGGTGGATTTCATTCAGATCTGAACGTCGGGGATGTAGTCATTTCGACCGATGTTCGTCATCATGATGTAGATGCAACGATCTTTGGTTATGAGCACGGTCAAGTGCCACAGATGCCGCCTAACTATCTTCCTGACGAAAAACTTGTAAATGCAGCCGAACGAGCTGGTACGAGAGTAGAAAACATACAGGTAGCAAAAGGTTTGATCGCTTCAGGTGATTCGTTTATGAGTGATCATGCTAGGGTAGAAGATATCAGAGGCAAGTTTCCGACTCTATATGCAGCTGAGATGGAAGCTGCTGCTATCGCTCAAACGTGTTATCAATTCAAAGTTCCTTTTGTGATCATCCGTTCTTTATCTGATATCGCAGGAAAAGATGCACGAGTTTCTTATGACCAATTCCTACAAACAGCATCTAAGAACTCAGCAGAACTAGTACAAAAAATCGTTGAGGAGCTGAAATCAAAATGA